TACGCCGTGGTCGTTACGCCGCTTGGCCGACCGGCTGGTCGACCGGGTGCACGAAGCGGAAACCGATGGCGAAGCGGTTCCAGGCATTGATCGTGATGATCATCAAGGTGAGCTTGACCTGCTCTTCCGGCGAAAATTCGGCCTGCAGAGCCTGGTAATCTTCGTCCGATCCATGGGTTTCGGCGACCCGGGTGAGCGCTTCGGTCCAGGCCAGCGCCGCCCGTTCGCGCGCCGTATAGAGCGGCGATTCGCGGAACGCGTCGAGCAGCAGCAGCCGCTCCGCCGTCTCGCCGGCCTTCATCGCCTCCTTGCCGTGCATGTGGATGCAGTTGGCGCAGCCATTGATCTGCGAGGCCCGCATCTTGACCAGTTCCAGGAGGTTCTTTTCCAGGCCGCTCTCGGTGGCCTTGGCGCCAAGGTCGAGCAAGGCCTGCATCGTGGCGGGGGCGGCGGCAAAGGGGTTCAAGCGCGGTTTCATCTGTCGTCTCCTGTCGAAGGCGCTTCTGGAGCGTCCGACGCCAAGACGAGGAGGCATTGTCCGGTGTGACATGCCCTGCGAAGATTTTTGTCCGCGCGGTTCCAAGTAATTGTTTTAGAAGGCTAAAAATTTTGTGTCGGCACGCCGCCGCGACCTGCTCAGTCGCTGCGCCAGCGGCGCATGGAGCGATAGCCGTCGTCACGTTGGCGATAGACCCGCCGCTCGTAGACGCGTCGGCCGCGGCCATTGTCGGTGATGATGGTGTCGACCCGGGTGTGAACGCCATTGGAGGAGTTCGAACTCGAGTTCGACGAGGTATTGCCGGCTTGACCTGGTGTCGCGAGGGCAAGGGTCGCCAGCACCGAGGCGATGAGCAGATGTTTCATCGCGGATCTCCTGTTTCCGAGCGGAGTGCGAGCAAGCCTGATCCGGCTTGAACGGGCGATGAACCGGCCGGTCACGTGTCGCGCCGGCGTGGTGTCCAGGTCGCTCGGGGCCATGCCTAGTCGTACCGGCCGGTTCGATCCTGCGGTGCGTCAATGTCGACAGGGCGTGTCGCATGTCGCGGCCCTCCGGGGTGACCGGCTGACGCTGGTCGAGCTCAAGCGCCTGACGGCGGCCGAATTGGCGCCCGGGCCGGCGCCAAGCCGCCCATGACATCGCGCATGACGCCGTCCATGACATAGCGGGCGTAGCGGAAGTCGCGGATGCGGACGATCCGGTCGCCGGCCCAACCGAGCAGCACCGGGTAAAGTGGTGTGGCGGTGGCATCGGCGGGATCGCTGACCAGCAGACAAGGCTGCCCGTCGACGAAGCCGGCCGATACCAGCCAGGCATCGATCCGCGCGTAATTGGAAAAATAGCCGGCGACGTCGGACCGGCCGTTCAGCCGCTTGCGATTGACCAGGTCGAGTTCGACCTCGTC
This portion of the Phreatobacter stygius genome encodes:
- a CDS encoding carboxymuconolactone decarboxylase family protein, with the protein product MKPRLNPFAAAPATMQALLDLGAKATESGLEKNLLELVKMRASQINGCANCIHMHGKEAMKAGETAERLLLLDAFRESPLYTARERAALAWTEALTRVAETHGSDEDYQALQAEFSPEEQVKLTLMIITINAWNRFAIGFRFVHPVDQPVGQAA